GCTTGACGGCCAGGCGATCACGCGCCATGAAGAAGGTCTGCTGATTGCGGTCCCAGAGCGCGAACGCAAACATGCCACGGAAGCGCTTCACGCAGTCGGGGCCCCATGCCTCCCAGGCATGCACGATCACCTCGGTGTCGCTACGCGTGTGGAATACATGACCCAGGGCCTGCAACTCGGGAATGAGGCTCTGAAAGTTGTAGATCTCGCCGTTGAAGACCACCACCACGGTGCCGTCTTCGTTGAAGAGCGGCTGCTGGCCGGTGGCCACGTCGATGATGGACAGGCGCCGGTGACCGAAGCCCACGCCGGGCTCGATGTGCACGCTGCCCTCGTCCGGGCCGCGATGGTGCTGCGACTCGTTCATGCGCTGCAGCTGCCGGGGATCGATGGCCCGCGCCGATTGGGTATCAAAGATGCCAGTGATTCCGCACATGATGTTCTCTAGGTGAGTTGAAGCGCCTTGGGTCTGGCGCGACGCTGCAGTTCGCTGTCGTAGACCTGCTGATAGCCCTGCAGCATGGCCTTCATGCTGAACTGCTGCTCGACGCGCGTGCGCCCAGCCCGGCCCTGCCGGGCCGCCAGCTCCGCATCATCGGCCAGTCGCAGCATGGCATCGGCAAGGGCTTGTGCGTTGCCGGACGGCACCAGGCTGCCGGTCTGGCCATCCAGCACCAGCTCTGCATTGCCACCCACGGCGGTCGCGATGACCGGCAGCGAACTCGCCATGGCTTCCAGTATGGTGTTGGAGATGCCTTCCGCCAAGGAGGGGAGCACAAAGCAATCCAGCCCTCGCATGACCTCAGCAACGTCGCTGCGCTCGCCCGGAAGATAGCTGAGTTCGGCCACACCGGCGTCCTGCAGCAGCGCACGCGCCGGCTCCAGCAAGGGGCCGCCCCCCACCATCACCAGGCGCAGACGCGCACGCAGCTCGGGACGCTGCTGCAGCGCCAGCACAAAGGCGCGGGCCAGGTTGAGCGGGTCTTTCACGCCCTGCATGCGACCCACGCTGCCGACGATGAATTCGCCCGCAGCACCAAAAGGGCAAGCCGGTATCGCCGCACGGCCGGCCGGGCGCGCAAAGCGCTCGATTTCCACGCCGTTGTAGACCTGGGCGATGCGCTCGCCCCGGATACCGACGCGCGCGGACAGGTAATCGGCGAGGTCGCGCGAGAGCGCGATATAGCGATGCACGAAGGGGCTGTAGAGCCGGCGCAGCCTTTGCT
This portion of the Paucibacter sediminis genome encodes:
- a CDS encoding TIGR03088 family PEP-CTERM/XrtA system glycosyltransferase translates to MSTAAADARPLVLHVVFRFDTGGLENGVVKLIDQLPADRYRHAVLALTEVTSFRERVQRKDVEFIALHKKPGHGFWLYPELYRVFKRLRPMIVHTRNLAALEAVVPAWAAGVPIRVHGEHGRDLGDLDGSNRGQQRLRRLYSPFVHRYIALSRDLADYLSARVGIRGERIAQVYNGVEIERFARPAGRAAIPACPFGAAGEFIVGSVGRMQGVKDPLNLARAFVLALQQRPELRARLRLVMVGGGPLLEPARALLQDAGVAELSYLPGERSDVAEVMRGLDCFVLPSLAEGISNTILEAMASSLPVIATAVGGNAELVLDGQTGSLVPSGNAQALADAMLRLADDAELAARQGRAGRTRVEQQFSMKAMLQGYQQVYDSELQRRARPKALQLT